The genomic region TTTCACTGGAAGTGCGCGCCGGGGAAGTGGTGGCCATCGTAGGCTCGAGCGGCGCCGGCAAGAGCACGCTCGTCCATCTGATCCCACGCTTTTTCGACGTCACCTCCGGCCGTTTGCTGATCGACGGGCACGACGTGCGTGAGGTGACGCTGCACTCGCTGCGTGCACAGGTGGGTATCGTGACGCAGGAAACCATCCTGTTCAACGACACAGTGCGCAACAACATCGCGTACGGCCAGCCGCATGTTTCCCTGGAGCGGGTGAAAGCGGCCGCGGGCGCTGCGCTGGCCCACGACTTTATCTCCGCCATGCCCGAGGGGTACGACACGATGATCGGCGAGCGCGGCTTGCGCCTTTCCGGCGGGGAGCGCCAGCGGCTGGCGGTCGCGCGGGCGCTGCTGAAGAACGCTCCCATCCTGATCCTTGACGAAGCCACATCGGCGCTGGACACCGAGAGCGAGTCTCTGGTGCAATCGGCGCTGCAGAACCTGATGGCCGGCCGCACCGTGTTCGTGATCGCGCACCGCCTTTCGACTGTGCGCCGTGCCGACCGCATCGTAGTGCTGGAGAACGGGACCATCACGGACACGGGCACGCACGAAGAATTGATGAACCGCCTGGGCACTTATCGCCGCCTGTACGAGCTGCAGTTCGTGGATGCCGACCAGCCCAGCCTGACGGCAGGATCGTGACTCGGAACCATGGCCATCCGCTCCATGACGGGTTTTGCGCAGGTCCGGGGACAGGCCGGCGAGCCGGGCGGCTTCACGCTTTCGCTGAAGTCGGTGAACCACCGCTTTCTGGACCTGCATCTGCGCCTGCCCTCCGATCTGGATGCGCTCGAGGTTCCGCTGCGCCGCCGCTTGAAAGAGCGCCTGGCGCGAGGCCACATCGAACTGGTGCTGTCGCTTGACCGCGCCGGTGGCGGCGGAATGACGGTCAATCGCGAGCTGGCGGGCGGATTCATCCGGGCGTTTCGCGACGCGGCGCGCGAGTTCGGCCTTTCCGGCGAGCCGGATTTGAACACGATCTTGCGGCTGCCCGGGGCGCTGGTTGCGGCCCAGCCGGCGATGGACGGGTCTATGGAAGCCGCAGCGCTCCGCGCTCTGGAGGAAGCCCTGGGGCGCCTCGACAAGATGCGTTTGGAGGAAGGCAGCGGCATCGAGCGCGAGCTGAGGGAGCGGGTCGCGCGCCTGCGCCGCGCGAACTCTGAGATGGAGTCGCTGCGCGCGGCCGTCTCCCGTGCCTGCTTCGAGAAGTTGGAGTCGCGCATGCGCGAGCTGATCGGCAGCCACGCCGACCGGGAGCGCATCCTGCAGGAGGCCGCGCTGCTGGCCTCACGCAGCGACATCCAGGAGGAGATCGCGCGCATGGAAACGCACGTCCAGCACTTCCTGGGCCTGCTCGACCAGGGCGGCGAGGCGGGCAAGAAACTCGACTTCCTGCTGCAGGAGATGAACCGTGAGACCAACACGCTGCTCTCGAAGACGTCGGGAGTCTCCGGCGAGGGCCTGCGCATCACCGAGCTCGGGCTGGAGATGAAATCGGAGATCGAGAAACTGCGGGAGCAGGTGCAGAACGTCGAATGAGCCTCTTCATCATTTCGGCGCCTTCCGGTTCGGGCAAGTCCACGCTGGTCACGGAACTGCGCAAGAGCGTGCCCGGGCTGGAGTTTTCCATCTCCTACACGACGCGGGCGCCGCGCGGCAGCGAGCTGAACGGGCGCGAGTACTACTTCGTGACACGGGAGGAATTCGAGCGCATGCTGGCGCGCGACGAATTTCTGGAGCACGCCGAGGTTTTCGGCCACTACTACGGCACGCACCGGCGCTTCCATCGCGAGGCCGAGGCGCGCGGTCACGACCTGCTTCTCGACATCGACGTGCAAGGCGCGCGTCAGATAAAGGAGAAGATCCCGGAAGCGGTAAGCATTTTCGTGCTTCCACCCTCGCGCGAGGAACTGGAGCTGCGTTTGCGCCGGCGGAGCGAGGCGGAAAAGATGCGTTCCGAGGAAGTGATCCGCAACCGGCTGGAAACTGCGACCCGCGAGATTGAGAATTATCCCGCTTACGACTATATTCTCATCAACGATCGCCTCGAGCAGTCGATCGATACCTTGAAAGCCATCGTGCTGGCCGAGCGGCTGCGCGGGTCCGGAAGGCTTCTGGGGACGGAAGAGCAGGAGATCGTGGACGCCGCCGAGCGCTGCCGCCAGGAGCGCGCGGGCGAGCAACTGAAGCGGGTCCTGGCGACGTTTGCATTGCCGGCATCCGGCCGGCGCTGACACCTTCAAGGAGCGACTGAGGCAAGATCATGGAAGGATTCGATAGCAACTACCGCTACGTTCTGGTGGCCGCGCGCCGCGCACGCCAACTGCTCTCCGGCGCCCGG from Terriglobales bacterium harbors:
- a CDS encoding YicC/YloC family endoribonuclease, whose amino-acid sequence is MAIRSMTGFAQVRGQAGEPGGFTLSLKSVNHRFLDLHLRLPSDLDALEVPLRRRLKERLARGHIELVLSLDRAGGGGMTVNRELAGGFIRAFRDAAREFGLSGEPDLNTILRLPGALVAAQPAMDGSMEAAALRALEEALGRLDKMRLEEGSGIERELRERVARLRRANSEMESLRAAVSRACFEKLESRMRELIGSHADRERILQEAALLASRSDIQEEIARMETHVQHFLGLLDQGGEAGKKLDFLLQEMNRETNTLLSKTSGVSGEGLRITELGLEMKSEIEKLREQVQNVE
- the gmk gene encoding guanylate kinase, which produces MSLFIISAPSGSGKSTLVTELRKSVPGLEFSISYTTRAPRGSELNGREYYFVTREEFERMLARDEFLEHAEVFGHYYGTHRRFHREAEARGHDLLLDIDVQGARQIKEKIPEAVSIFVLPPSREELELRLRRRSEAEKMRSEEVIRNRLETATREIENYPAYDYILINDRLEQSIDTLKAIVLAERLRGSGRLLGTEEQEIVDAAERCRQERAGEQLKRVLATFALPASGRR